A portion of the Lolium rigidum isolate FL_2022 chromosome 1, APGP_CSIRO_Lrig_0.1, whole genome shotgun sequence genome contains these proteins:
- the LOC124684565 gene encoding uncharacterized protein LOC124684565 codes for MCFTNNPMRDHTSTRTTLQIFTIKVAGLEGLQLPLDVFGMVAVRDKLDYNRNIIFSRTRDNCQTLTQQDPCLVLTGPSRAVFYRDKVYLEVVLKVKGTTESEDADLSLLFKRFKCCEKMNLCVDVGERRRRSCVRSMLYTSKLSTLEFTCGLVGSSVEATIAMQIVKGSWPEGLRCKLTACISSLHHMDIMLLDSGEEKVPVSAADGTVELSRRVVSVESYGQLIVHGMMLRGGGDHGQILAQAKASFAPLDAERSENSLDLGMCKLKVTVAWSRILMFHPEGGLPQTRGSGVAVSTGSSS; via the exons ATGTGTTTCACCAACAATCCTATGCGTGATCACACCAGTACTAGGACCACTTTGCAGATCTTCACCATCAAGGTAGCAGGATTAGAGGGCTTACAGTTGCCCCTTGATGTTTTCGGTATGGTTGCCGTGCGCGACAAACTGGATTACAATCGCAACATTATCTTCAGCCGCACAAGGGACAACTGCCAAACCCTCACTCAACAG GATCCATGTTTAGTACTGACAGGTCCTAGCCGTGCTGTCTTCTATAGAGACAAGGTGTACCTTGAGGTTGTGCTCAAAGTGAAGGGAACCACAGAATCTGAGGACGCCGATCTAAGCCTTCTATTCAAGCGCTTCAAATGCTGCGAGAAGATGAATTTGTGTGTGGATGTTGGAGAGCGCAGACGCCGTTCCTGCGTGAGAAGCATGCTCTACACCAGCAAACTTAGCACACTGGAGTTCACATGTGGCCTAGTCGGGTCCTCTGTTGAGGCCACCATCGCCATGCAGATTGTCAAGGGGTCATGGCCAGAAGGGCTCCGATGCAAGCTTACTGCCTGTATCAGCAGTTTGCATCACATGGATATCATGCTGCTTGACTCCGGAGAAGAGAAGGTGCCTGTTTCTGCCGCGGATGGAACAGTTGAGCTGTCGCGGCGTGTTGTGTCTGTTGAGAGTTATGGTCAGCTGATAGTCCATGGCATGATGCTTCGAGGTGGTGGCGACCATGGCCAGATTCTGGCACAGGCGAAGGCCTCCTTTGCACCTTTGGATGCAGAGAGAAGTGAGAATAGTCTTGATCTTGGCATGTGCAAGTTGAAAGTCACCGTTGCCTGGTCGCGTATCCTGATGTTCCATCCTGAGGGTGGATTACCTCAAACCAGGGGATCAGGGGTAGCTGTTTCTACAGGGAGCTCGTCTTAA